In Aedes albopictus strain Foshan chromosome 3, AalbF5, whole genome shotgun sequence, the genomic window TATATATTCGCAAATATTTAGAAGATGCTTTCGAGAGTCGACACTCAAATTAACATGTTGTCGACTGTTGTTGGCAGGTGCTGGGCCACATTTTTCAGTATTTGGATCGGTTCGATATCCGATCGGCTATGTACGTCTGCAAACGTTGGGATTTAGTAGCGTTCGGAGATGGTTCTACAAAGATACTGAAGGTGTTCATGAGTGAGGAGGCTTACCGAAGCTATCAGAATGCCGCTGACATGCCCTACAGCCTCGCTGATATGGTGGAGGCCCTGTCCGAGAGTCGAAGAGCATACAAAAACCTCACGCTAGTTTGGGATTCTGTTGACATTGATAAAGAAGCGATTCAGAGGATTTTAAGTCGTTTCAGCGAAAGTATCGTATCGGTAAAGATGCACTCTTGCGGATGTGTCACCGGAATGCAATGGTGGGCAAAAATAGTGAACATGTTCCCAAACCTGGTGCATCTGAACGTAAACGGTGTATTTATTGATGATGAGGCCCAACAATATGCAAGTCGAGTCAGATTGGAACCAATGGTGAAACTTCGGACCTTGCATGATCGACAGCAGCTCATTAGATTCGTTCGCCATGCATCGATTGCATTCGCTAACATTACGTCGCTTGACGTTAGGCTAACTACGGAGGCTCCTCTTACACGATTATTCGAAAAACTTGGTCCAAAATTGATCCATTTGACGTTACACACGCCACTGAAAGTGCTCAGTGTATTCAACGATGTTCACTTCCCATCGCTGGAGACGCTCGAGGTGATCAGTATGGATGCAAAGATCTACAGAGTCATTGAAGACCTTGGCGGGCTTGTGAATAAAGCTCCAATATTGAAAAATCTAGTCTTGCTTGCAAGAATCGATATATTCTTCTTGCAGTTGTTGGATACACTACAGGGGACACTACAGAAACTTACCATCGACGTCGACTGCGTAGATTCTGGCGTGCTTCAAATAATTGGCAAATTTAAGAAATTGAAGGTCAGTTTGAATTTTAGTTTCTTAGACGTGTTCATTTATTACTCTCTACGATCTCG contains:
- the LOC109426965 gene encoding uncharacterized protein LOC109426965, which codes for MSFQCHIEDLPDQVLGHIFQYLDRFDIRSAMYVCKRWDLVAFGDGSTKILKVFMSEEAYRSYQNAADMPYSLADMVEALSESRRAYKNLTLVWDSVDIDKEAIQRILSRFSESIVSVKMHSCGCVTGMQWWAKIVNMFPNLVHLNVNGVFIDDEAQQYASRVRLEPMVKLRTLHDRQQLIRFVRHASIAFANITSLDVRLTTEAPLTRLFEKLGPKLIHLTLHTPLKVLSVFNDVHFPSLETLEVISMDAKIYRVIEDLGGLVNKAPILKNLVLLARIDIFFLQLLDTLQGTLQKLTIDVDCVDSGVLQIIGKFKKLKDLWISGMHHIDFQSIENMPKELSGVRKLVVDCTDTVPLSEAFYRDCFPNLLDLELQFEDPDDHCLRIVKQLPSLRRLSIHNPWFEAHLERFLEFCSKLLVQELHVYCCKLKLGEWDASTSKQEVPHLRKLSISAIEVDSGVYLPMVKSMSALHELQLALARPCENETVRILLDQFPRCNVVRLRRSKALFLSTAS